A portion of the Bdellovibrio bacteriovorus genome contains these proteins:
- a CDS encoding pseudouridine synthase — protein sequence MSENNSTQRVRLNKLIADSGLASRRHADRMIEEGQVTVNGKRVYELGIKVDPQNDRIVVDGKALRKALTQKLYVILNKPKGVLTTMDDPHNRPTVAEYLAGVPGRVFPVGRLDWDSEGMLILTNDGDFANKVMHPKAEVTKTYLVKLDGKPEAHHIEKLKKGVSIVGGRVSARHIEKVKKSGDKKSDKYEWYKIIITEGKNRQIRQMFAKVGFDVLKLQRVAIGRLRMAALKPGELVFVNEAAIERVFLADNPDELKTKRTYKGRAPEQKNVQKKSANKKPASKKLFKSKDE from the coding sequence ATGTCTGAAAATAACTCCACTCAAAGGGTACGACTTAACAAACTAATCGCGGATAGCGGACTGGCGTCTCGTCGCCATGCAGATCGCATGATCGAAGAGGGCCAAGTCACCGTTAATGGCAAACGCGTGTACGAATTAGGCATCAAAGTTGATCCTCAAAATGACCGTATCGTGGTCGATGGTAAAGCTCTTCGCAAAGCCCTGACTCAAAAACTTTATGTGATCTTAAATAAACCTAAAGGCGTCTTAACAACGATGGATGATCCTCACAATCGTCCGACGGTGGCTGAATATCTTGCCGGCGTCCCGGGCCGCGTGTTCCCTGTGGGGCGTCTGGACTGGGATTCTGAAGGCATGTTGATTTTGACAAACGACGGTGACTTCGCCAACAAGGTCATGCATCCGAAAGCCGAAGTTACCAAAACTTATTTAGTGAAATTAGATGGCAAACCCGAAGCACACCATATAGAAAAACTAAAAAAAGGCGTTTCGATCGTCGGTGGTCGCGTGTCGGCTCGTCATATTGAAAAAGTAAAAAAATCAGGCGATAAAAAATCTGATAAATACGAATGGTATAAAATCATCATCACTGAGGGTAAAAACCGTCAGATTCGTCAGATGTTTGCCAAAGTAGGTTTTGACGTTTTAAAACTGCAACGTGTGGCGATTGGTCGTTTGCGTATGGCCGCTTTAAAACCGGGTGAACTTGTTTTCGTTAATGAAGCCGCGATTGAGCGTGTCTTCTTGGCGGACAATCCCGATGAGTTAAAAACAAAGCGTACTTACAAAGGACGCGCGCCGGAACAAAAAAACGTACAGAAGAAATCTGCCAACAAAAAACCAGCTAGCAAAAAGCTGTTCAAATCTAAAGACGAATAA
- a CDS encoding protein-disulfide reductase DsbD family protein, which translates to MNFGRVIILIISLLVFTSPKAWSQVPNTRVNEKDPLIANLQVFPQDWAPGQGGSIKIEMTLPDGFHAYEDQFRVVILEPDGFQVAPFKIEPLKKWYDKFSKKDRTGIEKKATLTAHIEAPNRFLKKYKSLKIELTYQACSEQFCLFPTSKIIDAPITVSPVEGEMQITAAPEVTHTPTTSFFGSENFNKYLGSSIFAGLIFVFFAGLFTSFTPCIFPMIPITLAVLGNHSQNKSRLQNFITSLIYVLGIATTYSILGLIAASTGGLFGASLGSPIVLSVVCVIFLAMALSMYGLFEIQVPAFIRNRLGRTSQKQNLGGAYLTGMFAGIVASPCVGPVLVAILTYVASTQNKFLGFIYLFTYALGLGLIFIALGLSNQLMKSLPRSGAWMNGSKFILGSLMMVAFYYYLNLLLPERFFDLALGLGLIVIASVFGAFLPNKASMFDHVRKGLMQAVLIVGIGHLVFSAFDLRPYMRSRMMAADSLNKIQKLDWKDYSDEALAEAAKLGKPVIIDFWAEWCMACHEMEEKTFTDARVQALAGKYVLLKFDATQDSEMLKKLRKKYRIQGLPTILFFNPHGVWIDALTLTEFEKADAFVKRMEKAGQ; encoded by the coding sequence ATGAATTTCGGGCGCGTTATCATCTTAATTATCAGCTTATTGGTTTTCACTAGCCCTAAGGCTTGGTCGCAAGTTCCCAACACCCGCGTGAATGAGAAAGACCCTCTCATCGCCAATCTTCAGGTCTTTCCGCAAGACTGGGCCCCGGGGCAAGGCGGCAGCATTAAAATTGAAATGACACTGCCCGATGGTTTCCATGCTTATGAAGATCAGTTTCGCGTCGTTATTTTAGAGCCCGATGGATTTCAAGTGGCTCCTTTTAAGATCGAGCCGCTCAAAAAATGGTATGATAAATTCTCGAAAAAAGATCGCACGGGAATTGAAAAGAAAGCCACTCTCACCGCGCATATTGAGGCTCCGAATCGTTTTTTAAAAAAATATAAAAGCTTAAAAATCGAACTCACTTACCAAGCTTGCTCCGAACAGTTCTGTCTGTTCCCGACTTCAAAAATCATCGATGCCCCCATCACGGTGAGCCCGGTTGAAGGCGAGATGCAAATCACCGCGGCCCCGGAAGTGACCCACACGCCGACGACCTCGTTTTTTGGCAGCGAAAATTTTAACAAGTATTTAGGTTCTAGCATTTTTGCGGGGCTTATCTTTGTTTTCTTTGCCGGGTTATTTACCAGTTTCACCCCTTGTATCTTCCCCATGATTCCCATCACTTTGGCGGTCTTAGGCAATCATTCGCAGAATAAATCACGTCTGCAAAATTTTATTACGTCGCTGATTTATGTTTTGGGTATTGCTACGACCTATTCCATCTTAGGCCTGATAGCGGCTTCAACCGGGGGACTGTTTGGTGCAAGCCTCGGCAGTCCGATCGTTTTATCGGTGGTGTGTGTGATTTTCTTAGCGATGGCTTTAAGCATGTACGGCCTCTTTGAAATTCAAGTGCCGGCTTTTATTCGCAATCGTTTGGGGCGCACATCGCAAAAACAGAACTTGGGTGGCGCTTACCTGACCGGTATGTTTGCCGGTATTGTCGCCAGCCCTTGCGTGGGACCAGTTCTGGTGGCCATTTTGACTTACGTGGCTTCGACCCAAAATAAATTCTTAGGTTTTATCTATCTGTTCACGTATGCCTTGGGTTTGGGTCTGATCTTTATTGCCTTGGGACTTTCAAATCAATTGATGAAGTCGTTGCCTAGATCTGGCGCTTGGATGAATGGATCTAAATTTATTTTGGGCAGTTTGATGATGGTGGCATTTTATTACTATCTCAATCTTCTTTTGCCAGAAAGATTCTTTGATTTGGCCCTGGGGTTGGGCTTGATCGTGATCGCCAGCGTGTTTGGCGCCTTCTTACCAAATAAGGCTTCAATGTTCGATCATGTTCGCAAAGGCTTAATGCAAGCCGTCCTTATTGTCGGCATCGGACACCTGGTGTTTTCGGCCTTTGATCTGCGACCCTACATGCGCAGCCGCATGATGGCCGCCGACAGTCTTAACAAAATTCAAAAATTAGATTGGAAAGATTATTCCGACGAAGCCCTGGCGGAAGCCGCGAAACTGGGAAAACCCGTCATTATCGATTTTTGGGCTGAATGGTGCATGGCTTGTCACGAGATGGAAGAAAAAACTTTCACCGATGCTCGCGTACAGGCTTTGGCCGGCAAATATGTTTTATTGAAATTCGATGCAACTCAAGATTCAGAGATGCTCAAAAAACTGCGCAAGAAATACCGTATTCAAGGTTTACCAACCATTTTATTTTTTAATCCTCACGGTGTGTGGATCGATGCTTTGACGCTCACTGAATTTGAAAAAGCCGATGCTTTTGTGAAGCGCATGGAAAAAGCGGGTCAGTAA